In Solanum lycopersicum chromosome 5, SLM_r2.1, the following are encoded in one genomic region:
- the LOC138348645 gene encoding uncharacterized protein — protein sequence MDLPESKSSYWKNRLIDGFPSLFSERVKKVLSGDRPEIPYDTLTYGKLIGICTQEGLNLCNELKLAQQIKRNQMSERSQLGDFCTQFGIEGPSSSKPKTGQTAERHHKRKHHSKRYREKKEEKKVHRKATRFASNFSKRGLKNIKCYKCGRFGHLATNCKADKFKALELDEPTQDKLYELLYESDSDSNSFGNSSNYSTDINVDITTNKCANCPGDSYSCGQDEFYKLQSQMGDSYLDKLHQSFEELTFKMISSENVIELLKDVSDENLRNKILEMASSKPSSSKTFEKPKKNEEKTLENFNYNASPYFNYQDLGAGGSPHCHPDLALFMTKLYLKCIITLGGGGGGGGGGGGQNYNSHHCGNDKRKNTMSSSNSPSECEGNFYYQNGMKGH from the coding sequence ATGGATCTACCTGAAAGTAAATCAAGCTATTGGAAGAATAGACTTATTGatggttttccttcattgttttCTGAAAGAGTAAAAAAGGTCTTAAGTGGAGATAGACCAGAAATCCCTTATGATACATTAACTTATGGAAAGTTAATAGGGATTTGTACTCAAGAAGGATTAAATCTTTGCAATGAGCTTAAGCTGGCTCAACAGATAAAAAGGAATCAAATGTCTGAAAGATCTCAACTGGGAGATTTTTGTACACAGTTTGGAATAGAAGGACCGTCCAGTTCTAAACCAAAGACAGGTCAAACTGCAGAAAGACATCATAAAAGAAAGCATCATTCAAAACGATacagagaaaagaaagaagaaaagaaagttcATAGAAAGGCAACAAGGTTTGCTAGTAATTTCTCAAAAAGAGGTTTGAAAAACATTAAATGTTACAAGTGTGGACGATTTGGTCATCTTGCAACAAATTGCAAGGCAGATAAGTTTAAAGCTTTGGAGTTGGATGAACCAACTCAAGATAAACTCTATGAGTTACTTTATGAATCTGATTCAGATTCCAATTCCTTTGGTAATTCTTCAAATTATAGTACTGATATTAATGTTGATATTACTACTAATAAATGTGCTAATTGTCCAGGTGATAGCTATTCTTGTGGACAagatgaattttataaattacaatctCAAATGGGAGATTCTTACTTAGATAAATTACATCAAAGTTTTGaagaattaacttttaaaatgatttcttcAGAAAATGTTATTGAACTTTTAAAAGATGTTTCAGATGAAAATCTTCGaaacaaaattttagaaatggCTTCTTCAAaaccttcttcttcaaaaacctttgaaaaaccaaagaagaatgaagaaaaaactttagaaaatttcaATTACAATGCTAGTCCTTACTTCAATTACCAGGATCTAGGGGCTGGCGGTAGTCCGCACTGCCATCCAGATCTAGCTTTGTTCATGACAAAGTTatacttaaaatgtattataaCTTTGGGAGGAGGAGGGGGaggagggggagggggagggggacagaattataatagtcatcattgtggtaatgataaaaggaagaacactatgagttcttcaaatagtccttcagaatgtgaaggcaatttttattatcaaaatggtatgaaaggtcattag
- the LOC138348646 gene encoding uncharacterized protein, with protein sequence MGSLAMLQVSEHPLARDVQSLENSFVRLDISEFGKVLAYMEARSSLLEQIQAQKFDDDDLCKIRDKVFKGEAKAAIINSEGVLRINGRICVPRTGDLTRLIMEEDHSSRYSIHPGATKMYRDLKQHYWWCRKKRDIVDFVSQCLNYRDTQFTSHLWRSMLKKLGTRVDLSTAFQPHTDGQSERTIQVLEDMLQVCMIDFGGQWDQFLPSEKFAYNNSYHSSIEMTPLRPCMVGDVDLQLVGLIHLRWMRFGNKGKLSPRYIGPFEIVERIGEVAYQLNLPPGLSGVHLVFHILMLKKYHLGGSHVIQWDSVLLDQNLTFEEEPVTILNRQIQKLRSKEIASVKVQ encoded by the exons atgggtagtttagccATGTTACAGGTTAGTGAGCATCCTTTAgctagggatgtccaatccTTGGAaaatagctttgtgagacttgatatttcagaatttggtaaggtgttggcttatatggaggcgAGGTCATCCTTATTGGAGCAGATTCAGGCCCAaaagtttgatgatgatgatttatgtaagattagagACAAGGTGTTTAAAGGAGAAGCCAAGGCTGCAATTATTAatagtgagggagttttgaggattaatgGTCGTATCTGTGTTCCTCGGacaggtgatttgactagattgatcatggaggaagaccatagttcgaggtactctattcatccgggggctactaagatgtatcgtgacttgaagcaacattactggtggtgtcgtaagaagagggacatagtagattttgtatctcaGTGTTTGAATT atcgtgacacccaatttacatctcatttatGGCGGTCTATGCTGAAGAAGTTGGGCACTCGGGTGGATCTCAGTACAGCCTTTCAACCTCATACTGATGGTCAATCTGAACGGACTATCCAAgttcttgaggacatgttgcAGGTGTGTatgattgactttggtggtcagtgggatcaGTTTTTGCCATCAGAgaagtttgcttacaataatagttaccattcgaGCATTGAGATGACACCATTgaggccttgtatggtaggagatgtagatctccaattggttggtttgattcatttgag gtggATGAGGTTTGGAAATAAGGGCAAGttgagcccaaggtatattggtcctttcgagattgtggagcgtattggtgaggtggcgTATCAGTTGAATTTGCCACCGGGTTTGTCTGGTGTCCATCTGGTATTTCATATTTTGATGTTAAAGAAGTATCATCTAGGTGGTTCTCATGTGATTCAGTGGGACtcagtgttacttgatcagaatttgacttttgaggagGAGCCGGTTACCATTTTGAATAGGCAAATTCAGAAGTTGAGGTCaaaagagattgcttcagtgaaggtcCAGTGA